The Jiangella alba genome includes the window CACGGCCCGCCGGACGTCGAGGTGCGGGTGCCCCATGGGAGCAGCGTCAGCCCAGCGCCGGCTGGCCGTGCACCCGGCGCACCCAGGCGACGGGATCGGCGATCTCGTCCTTGGTCGGCAGCGTGGCCGGCGACTCCCAGATGCGGTTGAACCCCGGCATGCCGACGCGGCCGACGACGGCGTTGACGAACGCGGCGCCGTCGCGGTACTGGCGCATCTTGGCGTCGAGGCCGAGCAGCCGGCGGATGGTGCGGTCGAGCCCGACGGACGAGTAGCGGCGGCGCTGGAACCGGCGCCGGATGGTCTCGACCGACGGGATGACGTCGGGCCCGACGCCGTCCATGACGACGTCGGCGTGCCCCTCGAGCAGCGACATGAACGCCGTGACGCGGTCGAGGACCGCCTTCTGCGCGGGCGTCTGCACGAGGTCGAGGACGGAGCCGCCGCCGTCGGCGGACCGGGCGGTCTCGCCGAGGGCCCGGACGGCGTCGCGGGCGCGGGTGAGGAACGCGCCGGGGTCGACGTCGGTGGCCTCGACGAACGCCTCGATCTCGGCGGCGAGGTGGTCGCGCAGCCACGGGACCGCGGTGAACTGCACGCGGTGGGTCTCTTCGTGCAGCGTGACCCAGAGCCGGAAGTCGTGCGGGTCGACGCCCAGTTCGCGCTCGACGTGGACGATGTTCGGCGCGACCAGCAGCAGCCGGCCCTGCGCGCCGTCGTCGGGTCCGCCCAGTCGGCCGGCCCAGAACGGGTCGAACTGGCCGAGCACCTTGCTGGCCAGGAACGCCAGCAGCGCACCGGTCTGCAGCCCGGTGACCTTCGGGCCGACCCGCTGGAACGGGCTGTGCTCGCGGCCCTTCTGCAACTTGCGCTGCAGCGGCGCGATGATGGTGCGCATGCTCTGGGCGTTGGCCCGGGCCCAGTTGCCGCGGTCGACGACCACCAGGGGCGCGTAGCCGAGCGAGGCGTCGAGCCCGGTGAAGCCGTTGACGTGCGCCTCGGCCTCGGTCGCGAGCCGGCGCAGCTCCGCCACGGCCTCGCGGGCCTCGGAGTCGGTGACCGACGGCCCGGGACCGGCCAGTCGTTGCGCAGTCGCGACCGCGAGATCCCAGTCGACCATGTCGGGAGCGGAGTCAGCGGTCGTCATACGACCACGCTACGTCACCGGGCGGGAACGCACCCTAGGCACAGCCGCAGCCGGCGAGGGCGGCCGCGACGTCGTCGAGGGCGGCCCGCGCCTCCGTCGTGTTGCCGACGTCGTCGGCGAGCACCGCGAACGCGTACGGGACGCCGTCGGCCGCCACCACGACTCCGGCCAGGGCGCTGACGCCGGTGAGGGTGCCGGTCTTCGCGCGCACCAGGCCGGCCGCGGCGGAGTCGTCGAACCGGTCGGCGAGCGTGCCGGTGAACGCGGCGACCGGCAGCCCGGTGACGACGGCGCGCAGCTCCGGGTGGTCCGGCCCGGCGGCCAGCGCGAGCGTCTGCGTGATCAGCGTGGCCGGGACGGCGCTGCCCCGGGCCAGCCCGCTGCCGTCGAGCAGCGTGGCGCCGGACGCGTCGAGGCCGAGGTCCGCGAGCGCCGCGACGACGGCCGGGCCGGCCGCCTCGGACGTCCCGGGCGCGCCGGACGCGAGCGCGACGTGCCGGGCCAGCACCTCGGCGCCGTCGTTGTCGCTGCTGGTGAGGATGTCCTCGACGATGGTCGCGAGCGGCGCGGACGTGACGGCGGCCAGCTCGGTGCCCGCGGCGAGCGCGGCATCGTCGGCGGGCGCGGCGGCCTCGGCCGGGTCGCCGTCGACCGCGATGCCCTGGTCGGCGAGCAGACCGGCGAACTCCTCGGCCGCGTCGAGCGGCGGGTCGGACGGACGGTCCATGATGTCGGCGGCCAGCGCGGTCGTCGGCGAGACGACGCTGGGGATGTAGCCGGGGCTCCAGTCGGGGTCCGCGGCCGGCCCGCTGAACAGCGAGGCGTCGTACGACAGCGTCACCGACGACACCCCGGCGTCGGTCAGCGCCCGCGCCGTCGCCGCGGCGAGGTCGGCCAGCCGGGTGCCGGTGCCGTCGTCGCCGGCCGTGAGCGTGGGGTCGCCGCCGCCGACCAGCGTGACGGCGGACGGGTCCGGCCCGCTGACGACGCGGGTGGTGAACCGGTGGTCCGGACCGAGCGCGTGCAGCGCGGCGGCGCCGGTGAGGATCTTCAGCGTGCTGGCCGGCGTGTGCGGGTCGGCGGCGGCGGTCTCGTAGGACGGCGTGCCGGTGACGAGGTCGACGACGCTGACCCCGACCCGTCCGCCCAACCCGGCCGCGCCCAGCGTCGGGGCGAGTACGTCGCCGACGGCCGGCTCACCCGCCGCGCCGGCGTCGGCCGGAGCAGCCAGAACGCCCGGCGCCGGTGTCCACGTCGGGGCGGGCGCCGCCGCCGGGCGGAACAGCGGCGTCTCGGCCGCGGCGTCGTCGTCGATCCAGGGCAGGCCGGTGGTGCGGTCGAGCACGACACCGGCGCCGGCGGCCAGCACGACCACGCAGCCCGTCGCGATCGCGACCCGCCTCCACATCGTCGCCCCCTCAACCTGTTGACACGGCGGCAATCACCGTACGGGACACTTGACCCGACCAGCACATCGGGACGCGTGGGGGAAGGACCTACAGGTGGAGTTCGACGTCACCATCGAGATTCCGGCCGGCAGCCGGAACAAGTACGAAATGGACCACGAGACCGGACGCATCAAACTCGACCGCCGGCTCTTCACGTCGACGCGCTACCCCCACGACTACGGGTTCATCGACGACACCCTGGGCCTCGACGGCGACCCGCTCGACGCGCTGGTGCTGCTCGAGGAGCCGACGTTCCCGGGGTGCCTCATCCGCTGCCGCGCCATCGGCATGTTCCGGATGAAGGACGAGGCCGGCGGCGACGACAAGGTGCTCTGCGTGCCTGCGGGCGACCCGCGGAAGAGCACGTTCCAGGACATCGGCGACGTCCCCGAGTTCGACCGGCTGGAGATCCAGCACTTCTTCGAGATCTACAAGGACCTCGAGCCGGGCAAGTCGGTCGAGGGCGCCACGTGGGTCGACCGCGGCGCCGCCGAAGAGGAGATCAAGGCCTCCCGCCAGCGTCTGATCGACACCGGCGGCTCGCACTGAGCCGGCGGGCGGGGGCGGCGGCCCCCGCCCTCCTGACGGCCGGTGGTCAGACGCGGCCGTAGAACGACGGGTCGACCCAGTAGAAGACGTTCTGGACCTCGACGTTCTTGCCCGGCCGCGGCGCGTGGATCATCCGGCCGCCGCCGATGTACAGGCCGACGTGGTACACGCCGGAGGCCTGGCCGTTGTCGGACCAGAAGATCAGGTCGCCGGCGCGCAGGTCGGAGTACGAGACGCGGTCGACCGCCTGCGCCTGGGCGACGCTCCAGTGCGGCAGGCCGACGCCGCCGGCCTCCCAGGCCCGCATGGTGAGGCCGGAGCAGTCGAAGCTGTTCGGGCCGTCGGCGCCCCACTCGTACGGCTTGCCGACCTGCGCGTACGCGTAGTCGACGGCGGCCTGGGCGCCGCTGGCCGGCGGGTCCGGCTGCTCGGGCTCCTCCGGCTCCTCGGTCGGTTCCGGCGACGGCTCGACGGTGGGCTGCGGCGGGACCGGCGGCTCGGGCGGCTCGGGCGGCGTCGTCGGCTGCGGCGGGCTCGGCTCCGTCGTCGGCTGCGGCGGGGTGGTCGGCGGCGGCTCGACCGGCACGGTCGGATCGTCCGGCGGGCCGACCGACGGCTCGGTGGTCGGCTGCGGCGGGGCGGTCGGCTGCTCCGCCTGCTCCTGCTCGGCCCGCTCCTGCTCGGCGGCGAGCGCCTCCTGGCGCTGCCGCTCCAGCGTGACGGTGGTGCCGCGAGCGGCGGCCAGCTGGGTGATGGCGGCGCCGCGCTGCTCCTCGACGGCGGCAACGGCCTGCTCCTGCCCGGCGACGGCGGCCTCGGCGGCGGCCCGCGCGGTGTCGGCCTGCTCGGCGGCCGCGGAGCGCTCCGCCAGCGCCGTCGCCGCCAGCGCCGCCGCGTCGTCGGCCTCCTGCCGGGCGTCGCGGGCCCGCTGCGCGATGGTGGCCTGCGAGCGGGTGACGGCGCGCAGCGCGCCCATGCCCTCGTAGAGCGCCTGCCCGTCGTCGGCGCCGAGCACCATGCCGACGCCGGCCAGCTGGCCGCCCTGGCTGTACGTCGCCGCGGCCATGCGGCCCAGCTCGATGCGGGCCTGCTCGGCCTCGGCCGCGCGCTGCTCGGCCGCCGCGCGCGCCGTCGTCTCCGCCTCGGTGGCCTGCTCGAGCAGCACCCGGGCGCCGTTGTACGCCTCGATCGCCTTGGCCGCCGCGATGTACAGCGCGTCGACCTGCGCCGTCAGATCGGCCAGCCGCGCCTCCAGCGCCGCAACGGAGCCGGCGGCGGCTGCCTCGGCGTCGCGGGCGTCCTGGAGTTCGGACTCGGTGGGAACGGCCGGGTCGGCGTGCGCCGGCCCGACCACGCCGGCGGCCAGCGCGGTGGCGAACACCCCTGCCACGAACCGATTCCGCACTGACAACCTCCCCCGTACCTGGCGTCCCACGAAGCACAGTAACCAAGAAAGTCACGGGAGTGAACAGGAATCACAAGAATTTCAGGAGTCACACGGCGTGTCGCCTTGACTAACCACACACGTGTAATTTCACGGCGCGTCAACGTCGGTCCGAGGCGCCTGCACGCGCCGGAGCAGCGGCGACAGCACCAGCACGCTGCGGGTGCGGGCGACGAACGGCTCGGCGGAGATCTCCGTCAGCACCCGCTCGAAGTGCTGCATGCTCCCGGCGAAGACGTGCAGCATGGCATCGGCGTCGCCGGTGACCATGAACGCCTCGACGACCTCCGGGTAGGTCTGCACGCGGCGGGCGATCTGCGCGCCGGTCGTGCGCGGGTTGCAGAACAGCTCGACGTACGCCTCGGTGCTCCAGCCGATCTCGGCCGGCTCGACCCTGACGGTGAACCCGGTGACGACGCCGCGGGCGCGCAGCCGGTCGACGCGGCGCTTGACGGCGGGGGCGGACAGGCTGACCTTCTGGCCGATGGCGCCGTAGCTGGCCCGGCCGTCGGCCATGAGGACGCGGATGATCCGCTCGTCCAGCGCGTCGAGTGTCATGGGTGGATCGTCCCCTTCCGCGCCGCCTGGCGCAACGAATCGCCGTTCGATCGAGAACGGACGCAACGTTTCGCCCGCATACGGCAATGGAACGATCTCGATCGCCACCGCCGCCGCGCCCTACCTTGGCGCTGTGACCGTGAACGACGCCACGGAGCTGACCCGGCTCCCCCTCCCCGGCCCCGTCGCCGGCCCCCTCGCAGGTCCCGTTGCCGGCCCCCGCATCGCGACCACCCGCGTCGACACCACCCGCGTCGCGACCACCCGCGACTACGTGATGTGCCGTCCGGAGCACTTCTCCGTCCATTACTCGATCAACGTGTGGATGGATCCATCCACACCGGTCAATGTTGATCGTGCGTTGACGCAGTGGGACGACCTGCGCGCGACGTACGAGCGGCTCGGCCACCGCGTGCACCAGCTCGACCCGCGGCCCGGCCTGCCCGACATGGTGTTCGCGGCGAACGGCGCGTTCGTGGTCGGCGACCGCGCGCTCGGAGCCCGGTTCCGCGAGCTGGTCCGGGCCGACGAGGCGCCGGCGCACCGGTCGTGGCTGGAGGCCGCGGGCGTCGCCGTCACCGAGCCGGTCGCCGTCAACGAGGGCGAGGGCGACTTCGCGTGGGCCGGCGGGCGGATCCTGGCCGGCGCAGGGTTCCGGTCCGACCCCGCCGCGCACGCCGAGCTGGCCGCCGTCTTCGAGGTGCCGGTGGTGCCGCTGGAGCTCGTCGACCCGCGCTTCTACCACCTCGACACCGCGCTCGCCGTCCTCGACGCGACGACGATCGCGTACTACCCGCCGGCGTTCTCACCGGCCAGCCAGGCGCTGCTGGCCGGACTGTTCCCCGAGGCGATCGTCGCCACCGAGGCCGACGCGCTCGTGCTCGGGCTGAACGCCGTCAGCGACGGCCGGCACGTGGTGCTCGCCGCGCAGGCGCACGATCTCGCCGACGCCGTCGACCGGGCCGGGTTCGAGCCGATTCCCGTCGACGTCTCCGAGCTGTTGAGGTCCGGTGGCGGCGTCAAGTGCGCCACTCTGGAACTGCACGCCCCCACCATCGCCGAGGAGCACCCGTGACGATGCAGACCACCCGCACCCAGGACGCGATCGCCCTCGTCGAGAGCAGCACCGCGCACAACTACCACCCGCTTCCCGTCGTCGTCGCCGAGGCCGAGGGCGCGTGGGTCACCGACGTCGAGGGCCGCCGCTACCTCGACTTCCTCGCCGCGTACTCCGCGGTGAACTTCGGCCACCGGCACCCGCAGATCGTCGCCGCCGTCAAGACGCAGCTCGACCGCGTCACGCTGACCAGCCGCGCGTTCCACCACGACGTGCTCGGCCCGTTCGCCCGCGAGCTGGCCGACCTCGCCGGCAAGGAGCTCGTGCTGCCGATGAACACCGGCGCCGAGGCGGTCGAGACCGGCCTCAAGGTGGCCCGCAAGTGGGGCTACGAGGTCAAGGGCGTGCCGGAGGACCAGGCGACGATCATCGTCGCGGAGGGCAACTTCCACGGCCGCACCATCAGCGTCGTCAGCTTCTCCACCGACCCGGTCGCGCGCACCCACTTCGGCCCGTTCACGCCCGGTTTCCGGGTCGTCCCGTACGGCGACGCCGCGGCGATGGCGGCCGCGATCGACGACACCACGGTGGGCGTGCTGGTCGAGCCGGTACAGGGCGAGGCCGGCGTCGTCGTCCCGCTGCCCGGGTACCTCGCGGAGGTGCGGCGGCTGTGCGACGAGCGGCGGGTGCTGTTCATCGCCGACGAGATCCAGTCCGGCCTCGGCCGCACCGGCACCACGTTCGCCTGCGAGCACGAGGGCGTCGTGCCCGACCTCTACCTGCTCGGCAAGGCGCTCGGCGGCGGCGTCGTGCCGGTGTCCGCGGTCGTCGGCAACAGCGACGTCCTCGGCGTCATCCATCCCGGCGAGCACGGCAGCACGTTCGGCGGCAACCCACTGGCCTGCGCGGCCGGGCGCGCCGTCGTCGCCATGCTGGCGACCGGCGAGTGGCAGCGGGCCGCCGTCGAGCTGGGCGCGCACCTGCACGCGCGGCTGCGCGAGCTGATCGGGCACGGGGTGGTCGAGGTCCGCGGGCGCGGGCTCTGGGCCGGAGTCGACATCAACCCGGAACTCATGAGCGGCCGGGAGGCGTGCGAGGCGCTGCTGGCCGAGGGCGTCCTCGTCAAGGACACGCACGGCTCGACCATCCGGTTCGCGCCGCCGCTCGTGGTGACGCGCGACGAGATCGACCTCGCGGTCGACGCGCTGGGCCGGGTGCTGGCGGCGCGCGGGGCGTGACGTCCGCCACGCCGCGGCCGACGACACCTGCCGGACACCTGACAGGCGTACGGTGACCCGGTGCCGAAGAAGCCCGACGACGAGGTCACCGTTCTCCGCGTCAACCCCGCCGTCTGGGCGCAGGCGTTGAAGGCCGCTGACGGCGACGCCAGACGCATCGAGATCCGCGGCGAGTTCGACGTCGTCGTGCACAACGAACCGTTGCCGCCGGGCGAGCGGGTGAAGCGCACGTCGTGAACCGCCGGCTGCTGCTCGCTCTCGCGGCCCTGGTCGTCGTCATCGCGGCCGCCGTCGTGGTCATCGTCGTGACACGGGACGACGCCGGCGGCTCTGGCGGTCCCGTCGGCGCGCTCAGCGACGAGCAGCGGGCGCTGCTCGACTCCGCCGTCCCGGCCGCCGACTGCCCCGACGAGCCGCTCGCCGCGCCCGGCGACGACGCGCTGGTCGCGCTGGACGTGCTGCGCGTCGACGAGAACGACTGTCTCGTCGCGACCACCGAGTACGTCCCGGCCGACGAGGTCGAGGCGCGACGGGCCGAGCTGCTGGCGGAGGACGGCGTCGTCGCCGCGGGCGTGGTCGGCGAGGTCGCCGTCGACGCGGAGGACGACCGCCGGCGCGACCAGTGGGCGCTGGACCGGCTCGGCGCCGACAAGGGCTCGCCGGAGCTGCCCTGGCCGGACGGCGACGGCGCCCTGCTGGCGGTCCTCGACACCGGCATCGACGAGACGCACCCGGACCTCGGCGACGCCGTCGTCGAACGCCGCCACTACCCCGGCGAGGGCGCGCACGACCCGGACGGCCACGGCACGCACGTCGCCGGCATCGCGGCCGCCCGGCGCGACAACGGCGGCATCGTCGGGGTCGCGCCGCGGGTGAGCGTCCTCGACGTGCCGGTGCGGCTGAAGGACGCCAACGACGCCGGTCCGAGCTGGCCGACCGGGCTGGTCTGGGCCGTCAACCACGACGCCGACGCGGTCAACATGTCCTTCGGCGGGCCGATTGCGGAGTCGCCCGACGTCGAGGAGACCCAGGATCTCGAGGTCGAGGCGGCGGCGGTGTACTTCGCCGTCAGCAACGACGTGGTCGTGGTCTCGTCCGGCGGCAACTGCGGCCCGTCGCCGCTCACCGGCTGCGACGAGCACAACCAGCTGCAGACTCCGGCCGCCCTGCCCGACGTGATCGCCGTCGGCGCGGTCCAGGAGGACTTCGACCTCGCCGGGTACTCCACGCGCAACGAGTACATCGACCTCGTCGCGCCGGGCGGCGGTGACCTGCGCAACGCCGTCCTGTCCACCTGGCCCGGCGGCGGGCACAAGGCGATCCAGGGCACCTCCCAGGCCGCGCCGCACGTCGCGGCCGCGGCCGCGTTGATCCGGGCGGCCGCGCCGGAAGCGCCCGGCGCCGCGATCGCGCACGCGCTGGTCGACACCGCCGACCTCGATCCGCTGGACGAGGAGGACCGGCTGGGACTCGGCGTGGGCCGCGGCTTCCTGGACATCGCCGACGCGCTGGAGCAGGTCCTGGACGGCGAGCCGCCCGCGACGCCGACGCTGGACGGCACGCGCGTGGCCTATGCCAACGACACCGGACTGTTCGCGTTCGACGGCGCGCGAGTGGAGCGCGTCCGGCCGGCCGACGTCGGCACCGCGGTGCGCTGGGTGGACTGGGCCGCCGACGGGTCGCTGCTCGTCGGCGCCGACGACGGCGAGCTGTTCTCCTGGGACGCGGGGAGCGCGGAGCTGGCCGAAGCGCCGTGCGACTGGTGCTCGGAGAGCCGGCCCGCGTTCCTGGAGGACACCGAGGTCGACGGCGAGACCGGCGCCTTCGTCGTCGGCATGGACTATGCGGGGACGATGACCTGGTACGACGCCGCGACCCTGGAGGAGACCGCG containing:
- the rocD gene encoding ornithine--oxo-acid transaminase, with product MQTTRTQDAIALVESSTAHNYHPLPVVVAEAEGAWVTDVEGRRYLDFLAAYSAVNFGHRHPQIVAAVKTQLDRVTLTSRAFHHDVLGPFARELADLAGKELVLPMNTGAEAVETGLKVARKWGYEVKGVPEDQATIIVAEGNFHGRTISVVSFSTDPVARTHFGPFTPGFRVVPYGDAAAMAAAIDDTTVGVLVEPVQGEAGVVVPLPGYLAEVRRLCDERRVLFIADEIQSGLGRTGTTFACEHEGVVPDLYLLGKALGGGVVPVSAVVGNSDVLGVIHPGEHGSTFGGNPLACAAGRAVVAMLATGEWQRAAVELGAHLHARLRELIGHGVVEVRGRGLWAGVDINPELMSGREACEALLAEGVLVKDTHGSTIRFAPPLVVTRDEIDLAVDALGRVLAARGA
- the dacB gene encoding D-alanyl-D-alanine carboxypeptidase/D-alanyl-D-alanine endopeptidase, which translates into the protein MWRRVAIATGCVVVLAAGAGVVLDRTTGLPWIDDDAAAETPLFRPAAAPAPTWTPAPGVLAAPADAGAAGEPAVGDVLAPTLGAAGLGGRVGVSVVDLVTGTPSYETAAADPHTPASTLKILTGAAALHALGPDHRFTTRVVSGPDPSAVTLVGGGDPTLTAGDDGTGTRLADLAAATARALTDAGVSSVTLSYDASLFSGPAADPDWSPGYIPSVVSPTTALAADIMDRPSDPPLDAAEEFAGLLADQGIAVDGDPAEAAAPADDAALAAGTELAAVTSAPLATIVEDILTSSDNDGAEVLARHVALASGAPGTSEAAGPAVVAALADLGLDASGATLLDGSGLARGSAVPATLITQTLALAAGPDHPELRAVVTGLPVAAFTGTLADRFDDSAAAGLVRAKTGTLTGVSALAGVVVAADGVPYAFAVLADDVGNTTEARAALDDVAAALAGCGCA
- a CDS encoding NlpC/P60 family protein → MAGVFATALAAGVVGPAHADPAVPTESELQDARDAEAAAAGSVAALEARLADLTAQVDALYIAAAKAIEAYNGARVLLEQATEAETTARAAAEQRAAEAEQARIELGRMAAATYSQGGQLAGVGMVLGADDGQALYEGMGALRAVTRSQATIAQRARDARQEADDAAALAATALAERSAAAEQADTARAAAEAAVAGQEQAVAAVEEQRGAAITQLAAARGTTVTLERQRQEALAAEQERAEQEQAEQPTAPPQPTTEPSVGPPDDPTVPVEPPPTTPPQPTTEPSPPQPTTPPEPPEPPVPPQPTVEPSPEPTEEPEEPEQPDPPASGAQAAVDYAYAQVGKPYEWGADGPNSFDCSGLTMRAWEAGGVGLPHWSVAQAQAVDRVSYSDLRAGDLIFWSDNGQASGVYHVGLYIGGGRMIHAPRPGKNVEVQNVFYWVDPSFYGRV
- the ddaH gene encoding dimethylargininase codes for the protein MCRPEHFSVHYSINVWMDPSTPVNVDRALTQWDDLRATYERLGHRVHQLDPRPGLPDMVFAANGAFVVGDRALGARFRELVRADEAPAHRSWLEAAGVAVTEPVAVNEGEGDFAWAGGRILAGAGFRSDPAAHAELAAVFEVPVVPLELVDPRFYHLDTALAVLDATTIAYYPPAFSPASQALLAGLFPEAIVATEADALVLGLNAVSDGRHVVLAAQAHDLADAVDRAGFEPIPVDVSELLRSGGGVKCATLELHAPTIAEEHP
- a CDS encoding inorganic diphosphatase codes for the protein MEFDVTIEIPAGSRNKYEMDHETGRIKLDRRLFTSTRYPHDYGFIDDTLGLDGDPLDALVLLEEPTFPGCLIRCRAIGMFRMKDEAGGDDKVLCVPAGDPRKSTFQDIGDVPEFDRLEIQHFFEIYKDLEPGKSVEGATWVDRGAAEEEIKASRQRLIDTGGSH
- a CDS encoding S8 family serine peptidase, with the protein product MNRRLLLALAALVVVIAAAVVVIVVTRDDAGGSGGPVGALSDEQRALLDSAVPAADCPDEPLAAPGDDALVALDVLRVDENDCLVATTEYVPADEVEARRAELLAEDGVVAAGVVGEVAVDAEDDRRRDQWALDRLGADKGSPELPWPDGDGALLAVLDTGIDETHPDLGDAVVERRHYPGEGAHDPDGHGTHVAGIAAARRDNGGIVGVAPRVSVLDVPVRLKDANDAGPSWPTGLVWAVNHDADAVNMSFGGPIAESPDVEETQDLEVEAAAVYFAVSNDVVVVSSGGNCGPSPLTGCDEHNQLQTPAALPDVIAVGAVQEDFDLAGYSTRNEYIDLVAPGGGDLRNAVLSTWPGGGHKAIQGTSQAAPHVAAAAALIRAAAPEAPGAAIAHALVDTADLDPLDEEDRLGLGVGRGFLDIADALEQVLDGEPPATPTLDGTRVAYANDTGLFAFDGARVERVRPADVGTAVRWVDWAADGSLLVGADDGELFSWDAGSAELAEAPCDWCSESRPAFLEDTEVDGETGAFVVGMDYAGTMTWYDAATLEETATTTATFPADAVGSKTLLGAVSGQLLVHESGGAQASERVWLLDPASGSAELSYDVMGSPQAAIAVTAGGTRVAVTTGYGACGAETTVLDGADLSELAAATVPDGVIVEEAFFNGETLYAIMTETAGTCSAFSPAGLWRLDGDQWQEVSDVPYGARPLEGLPGGVEQSWLIARPDQQAEFVPQVPGAPSEADLGPITHGPWATPTRTEVPWG
- a CDS encoding zinc-dependent metalloprotease, which produces MTTADSAPDMVDWDLAVATAQRLAGPGPSVTDSEAREAVAELRRLATEAEAHVNGFTGLDASLGYAPLVVVDRGNWARANAQSMRTIIAPLQRKLQKGREHSPFQRVGPKVTGLQTGALLAFLASKVLGQFDPFWAGRLGGPDDGAQGRLLLVAPNIVHVERELGVDPHDFRLWVTLHEETHRVQFTAVPWLRDHLAAEIEAFVEATDVDPGAFLTRARDAVRALGETARSADGGGSVLDLVQTPAQKAVLDRVTAFMSLLEGHADVVMDGVGPDVIPSVETIRRRFQRRRYSSVGLDRTIRRLLGLDAKMRQYRDGAAFVNAVVGRVGMPGFNRIWESPATLPTKDEIADPVAWVRRVHGQPALG
- a CDS encoding Lrp/AsnC family transcriptional regulator, which gives rise to MTLDALDERIIRVLMADGRASYGAIGQKVSLSAPAVKRRVDRLRARGVVTGFTVRVEPAEIGWSTEAYVELFCNPRTTGAQIARRVQTYPEVVEAFMVTGDADAMLHVFAGSMQHFERVLTEISAEPFVARTRSVLVLSPLLRRVQAPRTDVDAP